The Prionailurus viverrinus isolate Anna chromosome X, UM_Priviv_1.0, whole genome shotgun sequence genome segment CGGGCAACTTGCCAACAAGCTGGTGGGGAGGGTTCAAGTGTATTAAGCAGCTTGAGACCTTATCATGATGTGGGCTGCTAGGCATCCTCCAGATCCCAGGATCTCAGTCAGACGGTTCGGAGAAATGTTCAGCCATTGAAggcaagtatttttttatttttctgtgttatcTTGCCTGTTCTTTGTCCACtgagcctttttcttttcttttcgtttcttttttgacacagagagggagaaagagagagattgcacACGTGCACTaggtggggaggacagaggaagagggagagagaattccaaggaggctgcAGGCTATCAGCGCAGAACGCGACACCAGCCTGAGTCCCGTGAGCCGCTAGAtgatgacctcagccgaaatccaGAGTGGAATGCTcaaccgcttaaccaactgagccagccaggtgccccagtgagcCTTTGATTCTCAGGAAGACCTCTTGCACTGTTTCCAGTGTTTcaaagtggaattttaaaaaggtaaaacaatgATCTTGAAGTACTGATTCTTGCTAACGAGAAATATAGCCACTTAAGATCCTGAATTGCTGGCCCACTGagtcttaaataattaaaaaaaaaagaccacccaGGTTGCCTTCATTCCAACTCCCTCCCATGGCAAAAATGCCAGACTCGCAATCTTGGTCATTCTTGAGCTGGCCCCACAGGGAGAACTTGAGTAGGAACATCATAGCTGTGACCAAGGGTACGTAACCGTTCGTATTTGAGGGGAGATTCATCTGGTTTAGACTCAGTAATAGACTTCATTCTGACTGCTGGTCTGAAGACAAAGCCACAGGTCCTGTAACACCTGTATGATACTCTGATTCCAAGAGAAGGTAGAAGACTGATCCGCCGACTGTGTCCAATTTGCAAATACTATAAATACATGTTTACCATGAAATTATATTGGACTAGTCACTTTTCTGGTtgtgaaaataatacatattcataCAAAATACAGGAAGGAGTAAAAGAACGAACAAAAATCACCTAAAATCTTACCGTTCAGAAAATGTCACTGTCtaaaattttgtgtatttattttcaaccttttctCTTCACATGTGATTTTTAGTGTTcgaggggaagatggcggcataggaggacgctgggctccgctcgtcctgctgatcacttagattccacccacatctgcctaaataacccagaaaaccaccagaagactagcagaacggactctctggagccaagcgtagacgagaggcccacggaagaggggcccctcccgaagcggaccACCGAAGGCAaggcaagctgagcctgcccctcccgcccccgtgcaccttgcgggtccaccccggctaatacgccagatcccatcgaagcagcgccacgagcctggcagtgtgcaagtagcccagacagaggccacccCGTCCACGGTGAGTCCTGCCcccgggagaggggaagaggaggtaTACACCAgtgtgactgtggccccagtggtgggctgggggcagacatcgggtctgactgcggccccgcccaccaacgcaagttactcctgacggcacaggggaagagccctgcagttccacgccaccccagggactatccaaaatgacgaaacggaagaactctcaaaagaaactccaggaagtagcgacagctaatgaactaatcaaaaacgatttaagcaatataacggcgcaagaatttaaaataatatttataaaattaatcgctgggcttgagaaacgtatagaggacagcagagaatctattactacagagattaAGGGACTAAGAAAgggtcaggaggagctaaaagatgctataaatgagctgcaaaataaaatggaggcaaccacagctcggattaaaaaggcagggaagagaataggtgaatcagaagataaaattatggaaaaagagaaagctgagaaaaagagagataaaaaaatccaggagtgtgaggggagaattagagaaccaAGTGATGCAGTGAAACacaacaatatccgtataatagggattccagaggaggaagagagagggaaaggtgctgaaggtgtacttgaagaaatcatagctgagaacttccctgatctggggaaggaaaaaggcattgaaatccaagaggcacagagaactcccttcagacgtaacttgaatcgatcttctcctcgacatatcatagtgaaactggcaaaatacaaggataaagagagaattctgaaagcagctagggataaacgtgctctaacatataaagggagaccgataagactcgtgacggatctgtctactgaaacttggcaggccagaaaggaaaggcaggagatcttcaatatgatgaacagaaaaaaaatgcagccgagaatcctttatccaacaagtctgtcatttagactagaaggagagataaaggtcttcccaaacaaacatgtgatttttaaataaaatttggatcAGACTCtatatactgtttttaaataactttattcaggggtgcctgggtggatttAGTTAaacgtccaattttggctcaggtcatgatccgtgtggttcgtgaattcgagccccatatcgggctctgtgctaatagctcggagcctggagcctgcttccgattctgtgtctccctctctccctctctgccactccctattcacattctgtctcactctctcaaaaataaaaaaaataagggcacctgggtggctcagtcggttaagcatttgacttcagcccaggtcatgatttcatggttcatgggtttgaaccccgcattgggctctgtgctgacagctcagagcctggagcctgcttcgcattctgtgtctccctctctttctgcccctcctctgctcatgctctcaatctctctctctctctctctctctctctctctctctctctctctctttccttctctctctcaaaaataaacattaaaaaaattttttttaatgtaaaaaccatctttaaaaaatttttttttaatttttttttgacgtttatttatttttgagacagagagagacagcatgaacaggggaggagcagagagagagggagacacagaatccaaaacaggctccaggctctgagctgtcagcacagagcccgacgcggggctcgaactcacggaccgtgagatcatgacctgagccgaagtcggacgcttaaccgaccaagccacccaggcgccccccaaaaatttaaaaataaacattaaaaatgttaaataactttattcagatataatttaTACACCATACAGTTAACCTCCTTAAAGTGTATACACTTCAGtggttttaagtatattttctacTGTGCAGTTCATCATCACAGTCCACTTTAGAGAAGATTTTCCACTTTCCCCAAGAAAAACTACACCCATTGGTAGCCACCCCCTTTCATTCTACCCCActgggtcccccccacccccaccccatccgtCCACCCCAGCCCTAGTCAACCACTaatccattttctgtctctagatttgcctattctgggcatttcatataagtggaatcgtaCAATCTGTGGTCTTCTGTGTTTTTAACCCAGCATAGTGTTTGTAAGGCTCATGCATGTTGTATATGTCAGAATTTCATATTTCTATTGCCACACAccactccattgtatggatatgctacattttgcttatccatcaGTTGgcaggcatttgggttgtttccaattggGGGTTATTaagaatagtgctgctgtgaacatctgcATGCAACTTTAACCATTTGAGACCTTCTAGTTTGTCTGAAGTTTGACAACATTCTTACATACACACCTTCCCCATCTCTGGTTTCCCTAATGTAAACTTGCAGAAGTCGAATCACTGACAAGGACGTTGCATTTTACAGAACTTGTCGGATGGTTTCTAAGAAGACTGTATGGATTCTCTCTGCACTCTAGTGTCAGCCTGTGTGCTTAGTGATGGGCATTTAATATCAGGTCCTGTGAAATGGAAGCCCATGAGTTTCTTATGAGACAGGTCTCTACCATCAAGATGCATATGTCTACGTGTAGACATGATGGGCAGATGTAGGTCCAAAGGTATTAGGTAGCAAGGTTATGTACCTTATGTGGAGAGAAAAATGGACTGGTTAGGTAAAGGAAACATTTGCCTGCCCAGGATGAGGTTCACGCAGATGCAATCATCAAGCAACTTTTTGCACCTTGAAGTTACAAAATTAATGGAACCAAACTGGCCTGGGGACTGGTTTGGTCCAAAGTCATCACTTGTCCAGATTGCTTAGTCTGAACCCTTACCCTGTTGTTCAGAAGACTcagttgtcagcacagtgccttTTGACCCTTGGGGTCCACGAGGCCTGTCTGCGGCTGCCTCCCAACCTGTGCTATCTCACGATTTCTTCCGATGTCCTTGGGATGTCTAAACAGCATCCCCTTATTGttctgtttctcattcttttgtaTTCAGAACAGTACCTCTTAAAGATGATAAAATCAGCAAGTAGTTCAGCGATGTGGCTGAAGAGGGGGGGAAATGGTCCCGCCTTGCCCAGACTTCCCTGTTGATGCTGACACTGGCATGATTTCATGCCCAACAGGACCGCCAAATCCCATCCAAAGCAGTTGGCCAACCTGGATCCGCAAAGATCACGGATTTGTCCAACTTGAGATGGACAAAGTTCTAGAGTTCTTCCAGCAAGCTTCTTTTAAGTGACTGGGAATGCAGAAGCTGGTTGcgttgctgctttttttttcccccgctaCAGGGACTCAGACTTTTGAAACTGCAGCGATAGCACGTTGCAGATGCCGTTTTCTAACATGTCACACCCCTTTTTGTTACATAACTCTTTCAGAAAACACACAGGTAACTGGCAGAAAGTGCTGTGCTGCTATTAGGTCGCTGCGATTGGCAAGCACAAGCCTAAAAAAAACggaaccttctttttttttctttgccgcTGTAAAGATGTCTGACGACAACCACAGCTTCCCTTATTGAGCATTCGATGTCTAGAAGGAATTTTGAGGATCTTGGCAACCACCTTACTGAGCCAGAAACTCTTCGTGTGACTCAAGAGCACCTCCAGGGGACCGCTGTGGTCAGGGCCGTGTACGGAGTCCTCAAAAATTGCCCCACGGTGGCTTGGAAAAAGAAAGCCAAGCGTCTATTGTCAGAATGGAAAGCTGTCTATAAGGACCTCCGCTTCAACGGACAGCCCGAAATCATTCCCTACGGGCGGAAATGAAGAAAAGCCAGGACTTTCTCGTGACCCAAGTCGGGGTGAGATACGGGGTGGCTCCGGTTCTCATTCATCATGCCACGATGTTGCAGAAGCCATTGAAATGATTGCGCCTGAAAACAGCACTAGTCCAGTGGAACCTGAGAAAAGGCATTTCACGGGCGGTGCCCCTCAATCCACTGATGAACGATCCAGTGAGTTGCCGGATCCCACAGTACCTGTGAGAGCTAAAGGCACAGAGCTTCTTTATGAAGCTTTAACGAGTTCTTCCACAGACCAGCAGCCCAAAGCCGATATGTGGCACAACTTCGCAAAAGACATTCTTACCCTCGACTTAAAGAacctcaaaaaatacaaaacttgtGTTAGAAGCAAAGTCACCAATCtgaagaacccccccccccccaaaattctcACGACAAAGCTTGCTCTCTGGGACCATGTCGCCGAGAGAATTTGCCGAAACGACCGTCGTGGAAATGGCACACGAGGACCTGAAGCAGTTGAGAACCGCATACACGGAATCTCGCATCCAGGAACACCACTTTCCCCGAGCGGTGGGGGGCgcacagacaaaataaaatgcgGAAGCTGTGAGAAGTTCAATTGCATGGTCACCGTAGTCACCAGAGGAGCACTTTTCCTTCCAGGCTGGGTGCAGAACTCAAATCCAGACAAAGACACGATGACCTCTGTGATCTGTAACGAGTGTGGGGAGCAGTGGTACCACAGCAGGTGGGTGTGCCTGTAATTGCAAATAAATGTTCTCTTCACAAAGAGCCAGAGTGATgcctgtttgtttggttttttttttttttggtaccacCCTTTTATGCTTGGTCTTAAAATCTTGTACACACTATTCTCAAAACAACCctaagaagaaggaaggaaagtcaTTCGTTGAGGCTCACACCACCGTCGCTAAAAGTTGACAGTTTGGGGAGAGAGTGGATGACTGTTGGCCCTGTGCTTTGTGGCCACTTAGTACTTTGCTGGACTCCAGAGCGTGGTTGAGAGCAGCTCAGCACACCCTagagcctgttagaaatgcagagtcctAGGCCTCGTGCTGCTGAGCCTGACTCTGCATTTCGGCAGGATCCCGGAGCGGTCCTGTTCAAGGTAGTTTGAGAAGTGCTGCTTTCGCAGTAGGCATATAGTTCTCGGCAGTGGCTGCATAggagaatcatctggggagctttgaAAACCCACTGGTGCTCAGGGCCCTCCCTAGAACGATGAAATCTGAATGCATGGGATCTGACCCAGGCatcagcatttctttaaaaaaatttttttaacattttcatctatttttgagagacagagtgcaagcgggggaggggcacagagagagggagacccagaatccgaaacaggccccaggctctgagctgtcagcacagagcccgatgcggggctcgaacccacgaaccatgagatcatgagctgagccgaagttggacgctcaactgactgagccacccagttgccccattagtatttcttttttaattcctcaaGTTATTTTAAGATGCAGAGTTGAGAACTATTCACACACAGGCTCTCACTTGATTGTCTCACGGCTCTCAGACAAGAATGTCActatacattttacagatgaagaaacaggtcCATGGAGGTGCTGTGACTTGGCCGAGCCATGCAACCTTAACTAGCCCAACTCAAACGGCTCCCACATTGGCTTTCCAAATTCACTGTCCAAGACCGTCTCACCATTAACTTCTGAGAAATGTGTTCCTGGAGATGTGTCTTTAGGCCCTAACATTGGACAGCTAGAGCTTTGTTACTGTTCCCTGTCTTTTCTCACATTACTGGTCTCTCCCTTGAACCATGAAAGTTATCCTGTAACTAATCCCACAGTTAGAATTTTGTTTCAAGTCCTCTTGCTTagaggaggggtgtgtgtgtgtgtgtgttttgttttttgtgggggttttttttgcacAAGTTCTCAAGAGTCTATAAACCGTTTATAAAATTTGGTTTCTGTTGTTAGAGAGCCTTCATGTTCTCAAGGGCGTGTGAGTTTAGATCTGGAGGagctggaggcgcctgggtggctcagtcagttaagcatccaactcttgatcccagctcaggtgttgatctcaggtttgtgagttgggttccgtgctgggcatgaagcctactggggaaaaaaaaaagatctgtagGGAGGAAAAAAGCTCTCCTAGGCTGTATAGGTGGGACTCTGCAAATTAGCATGACCAAAGACAGAGTAACGAGAAAAACAGCTTATTAACATGTGCAGCATAATACATGCAGGAGAAACTCAGTGATGAAGAACTCAAAGGGGTGGTTAGAACTTGGGCTTGTATAGTAGAACCTTAAAGAAGTGTACGTTTGTAGAGAAATGAGCCAAAGGAAAAGGGCTTTAGGCTTTTAGGGGCAGCAAACTATGGGAGGGTAAAATATGGGGGTGCTGATGGAAGATAATGTTTATTTAGGAAGGTTTGTTTGTGTAGACGCTTCTCCGTGCCATCCCATCTCCAGCGATAAGATTGTTACCTCCTTCCTGGTACAGGATTCACAAGGGGGTTTTATGGTCTACTTTCAGGCAGGTAGGTGGAAGGCGGAGAGCTCATTCCGtgtctgccttttctcttttgctctcagCGCAGAATGATCCTTATGCCAGCATGGCGGATCTGGGGACCACATATTTTGAACCCTGTTAGGTCTGAAATTCCAATTCTGCTTATGTAAAAACAGGCCTTCATCTGTCAGAGGCAGTCCATTGCCTCAGCCTTTGGATCTACCAATATTTCTCGAATGAATGAATCATGAAGAGGAAGTCAGTTCTTTAAGGCTTTTTTTTGCAGTGTTTAACCAGTCTGTGCAATCCTTTCAGCACAACCTGCCTTCCGTATGATTACAGCTGGTTGTGTTCTCTTTTAAGAACTTAGAGGGCACTAATGGTTACagtttttttcttgagagagagagagagagagagagagagaacgaatcccaagcaggctccacgctgtcagtgcagagccctctgcagggctcgaactcacaaactgtgagatcatgacctgagccaaaaccaagagtcggacgcttaaccaactgagccacccaggcgccccaatggttacatttttaataagttcaCTTGTAAGTTCTCTCCAAGCCTACGTATTTTCACCAGTTCTTTCCCCCACCGCTCCTAACTTCTGAACCAGTGATTTGAAGGCCTTAACCACACATACAGCTTACCTGCCTCCTGCCGGAATTCCCCCAAATGTGCATAAAACTCAAATATGTTTGTGTCTTCAAATGGCTTGAGGCCGCCACGTAGGAATTCTATTTTGATACCTTTTCTCCCTGTGGCTGCCCAGGAATGCTCGTTGTGATGTAACATGCTAGTCTTATAAAGAGAAACTTGCAGAGTCACCCAAAATTTCAAGTTTCACAAACTGGTTTCATGTGACTTGGAGTGATCTTAAAAACTATTCAGCGGTTATAAAAGAGCACATCACATGAAAACCAAGTGTTCGTGccgtgtttgttttttgtgtgcggttttttggggttttttttgtactGGAATTGTGCAAACTTAATTTGCAGACAGAAGCATTTGAAATGGCAATTCCTTTACTCCCCTAACATGTAAAAATCTGGGTAGTCTTTCTCATTTCCTACCAACTTTGTAAtgtaatgtgggtttttttcttttagccaatGAGACAGCATTACATTTTAAAGTACAATCATTccttcacattctctgtcttagccgctaaaaaaaaaaaaaaaaaaaaaaaaaaggtgtttttctttaaaattgctCGTGGGAGAAAggagctttcatttatttttttatgtttatttttgagcgagagagagtgcatgggggaagggcagagagagaaggggggacgAGACTCCCGAGCTGgttcccacactgtcagcacagagcttgaactcaggaaccgtgagatcatgacctgagctgaaatcaaaagtcggacacttaagtgactgagccacgcaggcaccccaagga includes the following:
- the TCEANC gene encoding LOW QUALITY PROTEIN: transcription elongation factor A N-terminal and central domain-containing protein (The sequence of the model RefSeq protein was modified relative to this genomic sequence to represent the inferred CDS: inserted 3 bases in 2 codons; deleted 1 base in 1 codon), translated to MSRRNFEDLGNHLTEPETLRVTQEHLQGTAVVRAVYGVLKNCPTVAWKKKAKRLLSEWKAVYKDXSASTDSPKSFPTGGNEEKPGLSRDPSRGEIRGGSGSHSSCHDVAEAIEMIAPENSTSPVEPEKRHFTGGAPQSTDERSSELPDPTVPVRAKGTELLYEALTSSSTDQQPKADMWHNFAKDILTLDLKNLKKYKTCVRSKVTNLKNPPPPKISRQSLLSGTMSPREFAETTVVEMAHEDLKQLRTAYTESRIQEHHFPRAVGGXTDKIKCGSCEKFNCMVTVVTRGALFLPGWVQNSNPDKDTMTSVICNECGEQWYHSRWVCL